GTTACCAGACCCCGGCCACACTGCGCGCCCGCGCCCGTCGCTATGTCCGCAAATACGGCAGACCCTCTCTCATCATGCTGGACTATCTGCAGCTTGTCCGCTCCCCCGAGCAGGAAAACCGCACGCAGGAAATAGCGGAAATTTCCCGCTCGCTTAAGGCGCTCGGTAAAGAGCTGGGCTGTCCGGTACTGGCGCTTTCCCAGCTCAACCGCCTTGTGGAGCAGCGGGCCGATAAACGCCCCAATAATGGTGACCTGCGTGACTCCGGTGCGCTGGAGCAGGATGCAGACCTCATCATGTTTATTTACCGGGATGAGGTTTATAACCCCGGCACCCCTGATGCCGGGGTGGCTGAGATCATTGTCGGCAAGCAGCGTCAGGGGCCAACCGGCACGGTAAAAGTCAAATTTGACGGGCGTTACACCCTCTTTTCGGAGTTTCAGGAAGGCAGCTATGACTTCGGTTACCGCAGCGGGAGGAAACAGGCATGAGCCGTAAAAGTTCTAATGTGGGGGCTGCCATGCTGCAGCCCGGACGCCAGTCGCAGGCGGCCGGCAATATCAGCGTCATGCCGGCGGCTGAAATGCCCATGGTCCTGACGCTCGACCAGTTAAGCCCGAATCCTGATAATCCGCGAACATCACGCAACCCGCGTTATGACGATATCAAGGCTTCCATCCGTTCGCGCGGGCTGGACACCGTACCCAAAGTCACCCGTGACCCGGATGGTGAGCCCGATATGTACATCTTCAGCGACGGGGGGAATACACGTTATCAGATCCTGTCAGAACTGTGGCTGGAGACCGGAGAAGACCGGTTTTTCCGCGTCCATGTGTTGTTCAAGCCGTGGCCGGGACGGCTGCAGTGTGTTATCGGCCATCTGGCAGAGAATGAAGTGCGCGGGGAGCTGAGCTTTATTGAAAAAGCGCAGGGGATCCATAAAGCCCGCTCTATATATGAAGAGCAGATGGGAAAGACGGTTTCGTTGCGTCAGTTGTCAGAGCTACTGACCCATGAAGGTTTGCCAGTCCATTACTCAACAGTCAGCCGTATGGAAGATGCGCTGAAATATCTTTATCCGTGGATCCCAGACCTGCTTGAGTCCGGGCTCGGCAGGCCGCAGATAACGGCGCTGCTGGCGCTCCGGCATGATGCGGAACGCGTGTGGGGTGAGTTTTGCCTGATTTCAGACACAGGCGACAAATCCTTCAGCGACGTTTTTGGCCAGTGTTGTGGCCGTTTCAACTCCCCGGAACTGTGGTCTCTGGAGATGTTTCGCGATGAATTTATTGGTGATTTACTGCAGGCATTACCCCATCCGGAACTGGACTATGACCGCTGGATGATGGAACTCGATCCTAAAGAACGCAACCGCAGACATCACTTTGGCGAGCCGGAGACGGTTGCCTTTCCCGCCGCAAACAAGCCTGTTAATGCTGATCACGCCCTGCATACCACAGGCTCAGATGAGAGTGAAGGCGTCCCGCTACCTGTCTCCAGTTCACG
This Klebsiella sp. RHBSTW-00484 DNA region includes the following protein-coding sequences:
- a CDS encoding ParB family protein translates to MSRKSSNVGAAMLQPGRQSQAAGNISVMPAAEMPMVLTLDQLSPNPDNPRTSRNPRYDDIKASIRSRGLDTVPKVTRDPDGEPDMYIFSDGGNTRYQILSELWLETGEDRFFRVHVLFKPWPGRLQCVIGHLAENEVRGELSFIEKAQGIHKARSIYEEQMGKTVSLRQLSELLTHEGLPVHYSTVSRMEDALKYLYPWIPDLLESGLGRPQITALLALRHDAERVWGEFCLISDTGDKSFSDVFGQCCGRFNSPELWSLEMFRDEFIGDLLQALPHPELDYDRWMMELDPKERNRRHHFGEPETVAFPAANKPVNADHALHTTGSDESEGVPLPVSSSRPEVSGGAVTPVPGNASSPTETPINEPPRHEVQPDMYGAAPVISGESGDVSGLVTLSDGYGEENGGEEDNGEDGLLSLLTPEPEVVLQDDALVTHDSIWHVPAHQDDIEHLQNTAFRLAWELGEVLGCEDEILPQRDNDMSAGYVGAGEVCSEAAAFLLGLTGEAPALHPAAGVCGLPELFTGGPGEGEAPVLTDEDALKLLRLMRVMRRLRELQRGLTYGEDNSDE